The proteins below come from a single Lineus longissimus chromosome 5, tnLinLong1.2, whole genome shotgun sequence genomic window:
- the LOC135487651 gene encoding aldehyde dehydrogenase family 16 member A1-like translates to MAASQISKNSVAEIFDNMSYGPAPEAADAAKNWLESHGRKIGHFINGKFVNPEGRKTYETKAPATGEVLASTVQGDEADIDFAVTSAKTALKTWSTTSPHIRARYLYSIARHVQKHHRLLAVMEALDNGKPIRETRDADVAIVARHFYHYAGWAQLMDTEMRGWKPIGVVGAVVPWNFPLMLLTWKIAPALAMGNTVVLKPATYTRLTALLLAEICTEAGLPPGVFNVITGQSAFGTHLAMHKDVDKVAFTGSTEVGKMLRRATAGTGKKISLELGGKSPFVVFENADLDSAVEGAVDAIWFNQGQVCSAGSRLLMQESIADKLIEKIKQRMKHLRLGHSLDKTIDMGALVDASQKKTITNYVEEARKEGAEVFQACDGVPEHGLYYPPTLITKVQTSSKVVMEEIFGPVLVALPFRTAKEAIALANNTLYGLGASVWTEQISLGLEVANQIKAGTVWVNSHNLFDAASGFGGYKQSGFGRDGGKEGLFEYAKPAFYNRVYPNVTDYNVKMFGSHVPGIPNTNVQNGLVDGTAPAIDRTYKLYYGGGQKRPDGMYSSAVVSSSGKVIGHISDGNRKDIRNAVEAAKGAAPGWGKRAAHNRAQIVYYIAENLEIRRQEFAAQISAMTGEDIKDALREVDLSIERLFHWGAYADKYGGTVQETTLYGFTAKVHEPMGVIGIACPDECPLLGFVSLLAPAIIRGNTVVIIPSDKYPLSAVDLYQVFETSDVPGGVVNIITGNRDHLTKYLTEHQNIQAMWYFGSAEGSKFVEHASADSVKRTWVNYGEPRDWADREQGQSEEFLYQSIQAKNIWIPMGDIFAN, encoded by the exons ATGGCCGCTTCCCAAATTTCGAAAAATTCAGTCGCCGAAATCTTCGATAACATGTCTTATGGCCCTGCCCCCGAAGCTGCCGATGCTGCCAAG AACTGGCTTGAATCACATGGGCGGAAGATTGGCCATTTCATAAATGGGAAGTTTGTGAACCCAGAAGGAAGGAAGACGTACGAGACCAAGGCACCAGCGACAG GAGAGGTACTTGCCAGTACTGTCCAAGGTGATGAGGCCGACATTGACTTCGCTGTCACTTCTGCTAAGACTGCTCTCAAGACCTGGAGCACGACTTCACCTCATATCAGAGCCCGTTATCTTTACAG CATTGCAAGGCATGTGCAGAAACACCATCGTCTGTTGGCTGTTATGGAGGCTCTTGATAATGGGAAGCCAATCAGAGAAACACGAGATGCTGATGTAGCTATTGTTGCACGGCATTTCTATCACTATGCTGGATGGGCTCAGTTGATGGACACTGAAATGAGGGGATGGAAACCTATTG GTGTTGTTGGTGCTGTTGTTCCCTGGAACTTCCCTCTCATGTTGCTCACCTGGAAAATAGCCCCAGCACTCGCAATGGGAAACACGGTTGTCCTCAAACCTGCCACCTATACTCGTCTTACTGCACTCCTTCTGGCCGAAATTTGCACGGAAGCTGGGCTACCACCAGGTGTCTTCAATGTTATCACTGGACAAAGTGCATTTGGTACCCATCTTGCTATGCACAAGGATGTGGATAAGGTTGCGTTTACTGGTTCAACAGAG gttgGAAAGATGTTAAGGAGAGCCACTGCTGGAACTGGCAAGAAAATATCACTAGAGCTTGGCGGCAAGTCACCATTCGTGGTGTTTGAGAATGCAGACCTGGACAGTGCTGTAGAAGGAGCTGTGGATGCCATCTGGTTCAATCAAGGCCAG GTGTGCTCAGCAGGTTCCCGTCTCCTCATGCAAGAATCAATTGCCGATAAGCTCATCGAGAAAATCAAGCAGAGGATGAAGCACCTTCGACTGGGTCACAGTCTTGACAAGACAATAGACATGGGTGCTTTGGTTGATGCCAGCCAGAAGAAAACGATAACCAACTATGTTGAAGAGGCTAGGAAGGAAGGTGCCGAGGTGTTCCAAGCGTGTGATGGTGTGCCAGAGCATGGTCTCTATTACCCTCCGACTCTTATCACGAAGGTTCAGACCTCCTCGAAGGTTGTGATGGAAGAG ATCTTTGGACCTGTGCTTGTGGCACTTCCATTCAGAACAGCCAAAGAAGCCATAGCTCTTGCCAACAATACCTTGTATGGTCTCGGAGCCAGTGTTTGGACTGAGCAGATCAGCCTGGGGCTGGAGGTAGCAAATCAAATCAAGGCTGGCACTGTGTGGGTGAACAGCCACAATCTTTTCGATGCTGCGAGTGGATTTGGTGGATACAAACAGAGTGGATTTGGAAGAGATGGAGGAAAAGAG GGCTTGTTTGAGTATGCCAAACCTGCTTTCTACAACCGTGTCTACCCCAATGTAACTGACTACAATGTCAAGATGTTTGGCTCGCATGTCCCTGGGATACCCAACACTAATGTTCAAAATGGCCTAGTTGATGGTACTGCTCCAGC CATTGATCGTACTTACAAGCTATATTATGGCGGTGGCCAGAAACGTCCAGATGGGATGTACTCGAGTGCGGTTGTTTCTTCCTCCGGCAAGGTCATAGGTCACATATCCGATGGCAACAGAAAAGATATAAGGAACGCTGTGGAGGCTGCAAAGGGGGCTGCTCCTGG CTGGGGCAAACGTGCTGCACACAACAGAGCCCAGATTGTCTACTACATTGCCGAGAACCTTGAGATACGTCGCCAGGAATTTGCCGCCCAGATCAGCGCAATGACAGGAGAGGATATCAAGGATGCTCTGCGGGAGGTTGACCTGTCTATCGAGAGGCTGTTCCATTGGGGTGCTTACGCTGACAAGTATGGAGGAACTGTGCAG GAAACCACGCTGTATGGATTCACAGCCAAGGTACATGAACCAATGGGAGTGATTGGTATAGCCTGTCCAGATGAATGCCCACTGCTTGGATTTGTGTCACTGCTTGCTCCTGCCATCATCAGAGGAAATACCGTGGTCATCATACCTAGCGACAAATACCCATTGTCAGCTGTTGATCTATACCAG GTATTTGAGACCTCAGATGTCCCTGGAGGTGTTGTCAACATCATCACTGGAAACCGTGACCACTTGACGAAATACCTCACCGAGCATCAAAACATTCAGGCAATGTGGTACTTTGGCTCAGCAGAGGGATCTAAGTTCGTCGAGCATGCCTCCGCAGACAGTGTCAAGAGAACATGGGTAAATTACGGGGAACCACGCGACTGGGCAGACCGGGAGCAGGGGCAAAGTGAAGAGTTCTTGTATCAGTCAATCCAGGCTAAGAACATCTGGATACCAATGGGGGATATCTTTGCAAATTAG
- the LOC135487987 gene encoding PIH1 domain-containing protein 1-like, translating to MESPGSFLQGGDEDFYQKLLFQAAQEEGQIPQTPAAPCHKVTPKPGFCLKTKNEKGEKVFINVCVEESLPIPKDITDTELVKILDSPDPSSYRVPMSLGEPHAEVDKSGAGCAVYDIVVHPSFLGKVKASELFMGFFLTVVLEGLEYKYEMQLDRNWVILKNRRFMGNIQQQMVRSEAKPWIMDMDDPGSAPGMNKPGGQGNPLISEVTSCKEDMKPTSAAQPKYTIVQEPTEGHPEFLVAEFQLQKVKTAASMSLDIGEDRILLKTRSNAYYLDIYLPYDLVQEECGAQFNQNTKVLTVTMPVVSCS from the exons ATGGAGAGCCCGGGTTCATTTTTGCAGGGTGGCGACGAAGATTTCTATCAAAAGCTTCTTTTTCAg gcTGCGCAAGAAGAAGGTCAAATCCCGCAGACTCCAGCAGCACCATGTCACAAGGTCACACCAAAGCCAGGGTTCTGTTTGAagaccaaaaatgaaaaaggagaaaaggTTTTCATCAATGTTTGTGTGGAAGAGTCA ctgcCGATTCCTAAAGACATTACAGATACAGAACTGGTCAAGATTTTGGACTCACCTGATCCATCTTCTTATAGAGTTCCTATGAGTCTTGGTGAGCCTCATGCTGAGGTGGATAAAA GTGGTGCTGGTTGCGCCGTGTATGACATTGTTGTCCATCCATCCTTCCTGGGCAAGGTCAAGGCCAGTGAACTATTCATGGGGTTCTTCCTGACAGTTGTACTGGAGGGATTGGAGTATAAATATGAAATGCAGTTAGATAGAA ACTGGGTGATTTTAAAGAACAGGCGGTTTATGGGAAACATCCAGCAACAGATGGTACGCAGTGAGGCTAAGCCATGGATCATGGATATGGATGA TCCTGGGAGTGCACCAGGTATGAACAAGCCTGGGGGACAAGGCAACCCACTGATCAGCGAAGTTACAAGCTGTAAAGAAGATATGAAACCGACCAG TGCTGCACAGCCAAAGTATACCATTGTTCAAGAGCCAACAGAAGGTCATCCAGAGTTCCTTGTTGCAGAGTTTCAGTTGCAAAAAGTG AAAACTGCTGCTTCCATGAGTCTAGATATCGGCGAGGACAGAATCTTATTGAAGACAAGGAGTAATGCTTATTACTTGGATATCTATTTGCCGTACGATTTAGTGCAAGAAGAATGTGGTGCCCAATTCAACCAGAATACTAAAGTTCTGACAGTGACAATGCCAGTTGTATCGTGCAGCTAA
- the LOC135487988 gene encoding ufm1-specific protease 1-like, giving the protein MEENLLKNVHHGLDVPGEILGLVSKEYQYCHYGCDGFDDRGWGCGYRTLQTLCSWIKLRQGEACKQVIPSIGTIQESLVEMEDKLPSFIGTKDWIGSFEVSLVVDFFFDVPCKIIHIRSGEELIDHINVLVEHFKTVGAPVMMGGDTDSSSKGILGVSRDSSDTYLLVLDPHFYGQCNNRGELQNDGWVKWRPLKDFCYDSFYNLCLPQYKER; this is encoded by the exons ATGGAAGAAAATCTTCTGAAGAACGTGCATCATGGTCTTGATGTTCCCGGGGAGATCTTAGGGCTTGTATCAAAGGAGTATCAATACTGTCACTATGGATGTGATGGATTTGATGACAGG GGTTGGGGCTGTGGTTACAGGACGTTACAGACCCTTTGCTCCTGGATCAAGCTCAGGCAAGGAGAGGCATGCAAGCAGGTCATTCCATCTATTGGAACCATACAAGAATCTCTTGTAGAAATGGAGGATAAACTGCCATCTTTTATAGGAACGAAAGACTGGATTGGTAGTTTTGAAGTTTCCTTGGTTGTTGACTTTTTCTTTGAT GTTCCATGTAAGATAATCCATATCAGAAGCGGGGAAGAGCTAATAGACCACATAAATGTTCTGGTGGAACATTTCAAAACAGTTGGGGCTCCTGTCATGATGG gtggtgacactgacagttcaTCCAAAGGAATCCTAGGAGTGAGTCGCGATAGCTCGGACACATACCTTCTAGTTCTCGACCCACATTTTTATGGACAATGTAACAACAGGGGAGAACTACAGAATGATGGTTGGGTCAAGTGGAGACCGTTAAAGGACTTTTGTTATGACTCTTTCTACAATCTGTGCCTACCACAGTACAAGGAAAGATAA
- the LOC135487986 gene encoding uncharacterized protein LOC135487986, whose translation MPRGMRGRGRGGRGRGRGRGGRGNYGATSSVPTTPSNQKNEDLDINKDVKGFFVGTASPELHYEAQEENRFRYAAAMCLMDELGIEMSQNARVRALAAAIARSDKELINSFLSNTESFGFVEVLKAMQLLDSARQIRFYEKKMKRLQMQSGKVKAKTLGTLKSNIDNLNANKPKNGSASGASCKYIREWARRLSKENLEFFALHMPTEPWKKLADIVHFNSKEDFPNLPWFLPYCFGVPAPEDSVVHKCKVLNQENVSELVLNVDIPFSHIKQYKDKLTPEAKVAIVKSTKKLDTIIWNYEDLMCPPVDQVIASRLATGESMQLPYGKLMERLLTMKMYRETTCGGRYDDSGEPEPPVTSIDETKAPFYKDLVAVAEKKLKELSLPLEPPILVIGDMSSSMDVAIRTATIISSLLTAITSAKLVFFNHTNMDAPKAPSNVEEVLQMAVDIQASGSTAPAASLWPIYESKTVYKTILMVTDEEENTACPNGDRWTPLFKKYHAEVYPAKMVFVSFLSSQHSSGYMVDEMRRSGFNPIQFKLDGKRPDLTKLDTLFGLLSADTKSFEDQLASKLKELETEGLMESFQKLSVKNTLK comes from the exons ATGCCAAGAGGAATGCGAGGCCGAGGACGGGGAGGGCGTGGCCGCGGCCGCGGTAGGGGTGGTCGTGGAAACTATGGGGCTACCTCCTCTGTCCCAACAACCCCCTCAAATCAGAAGAACGAGGACTTGGACATCAACAAAGATGTCAAAGGTTTTTTCGTTGGGACTGCCAGCCCCGAGCTTCATTATGAGGCCCAGGAAGAGAACAGGTTCCGATACGCTGCAGCTATGTGCCTGATGGATGAACTTGGCATTGAAATGTCACAGA ATGCCCGAGTGCGAGCTCTGGCTGCAGCCATCGCAAGAAGTGACAAAGAACTCATCAACAGCTTTCTGTCCAACACAGAAAGCTTTGGTTTTGTTGAGGTGCTGAAGGCAATGCAGCTGTTGGATTCCGCTCGACAGATTCGTTTCTATGAGAAGAAGATGAAGCGTCTTCAGATGCAGAGTGGCAAAGTGAAAGCAAAGACTCTTGGAACACTCAAGTCGAATATTGATAACTTGAATGCCAACAAACCTAAG AATGGGTCTGCAAGTGGTGCTTCCTGCAAGTACATCAGGGAATGGGCACGCCGCTTGTCAAAAGAGAACCTTGAATTCTTTGCCCTTCACATGCCGACAGAGCCCTGGAAGAAGTTAGCTGACATCGTCCATTTCAATTCCAAGGAAGATTTCCCCAATCTGCCTTGGTTTTTGCCATATTGCTTCGGGGTGCCAGCACCGGAGGACTCCGTTGTTCACAAGTGCAAAGTTCTAAACCAGGAAAATGTCAGTGAGCTTGTCCTAAACGTTGATATCCCATTCAGTCATATCAAGCAATACAAGGATAAACTCACGCCAGAGGCTAAGGTGGCCATTGTAAAAAGTACAAAGAAGCTGGACACAATAATTTG GAACTATGAGGACTTGATGTGCCCCCCTGTGGACCAAGTGATTGCCTCCCGTTTAGCTACTGGAGAGTCGATGCAACTTCCCTATGGTAAACTGATGGAGCGTCTTCTAACGATGAAGATGTATCGGGAGACCACATGTGGAGGTAGATATGACGATAGTGGTGAACCGGAACCACCTGTGACGAGTATTGATGAAACGAAGGCTCCCTTCTATAAAGACCTGGTGGCTGTTGCGgagaagaaattgaaagaactgaG TCTGCCCCTTGAGCCACCAATCCTAGTCATCGGGGACATGTCTAGCTCCATGGATGTTGCCATTCGCACTGCGACAATCATATCTAGTCTTCTAACTGCCATCACATCCGCGAAGTTGGTGTTCTTCAATCACACGAATATGGATGCACCAAAGGCACCATCTAATGTTGAGGAG GTCCTGCAGATGGCAGTTGACATCCAGGCATCTGGCAGCACAGCCCCAGCAGCAAGTCTCTGGCCCATCTATGAGAGCAAGACAGTATACAAGACCATCCTGATGGTCACAGATGAGGAGGAGAACACGGCCTGCCCGAATGGAGACAGATGGACACCACTGTTCAAGAAGTACCATGCTGAGGTCTACCCAGCCAAAATGGTGTTCGTCTCATTCCTGAGTAGTCAGCACTCTTCGGGGTATATGGTGGATGAGATGAGGAGAAGTGGATTCAATCCAATTCAGTTCAAATTGGATGGCAAAAGGCCTGATTTGACTAAGTTGGACACACTATTTGGACTTTTGTCGGCTGATACGAAATCATTCGAAGACCAGCTTGCCAGCAAGTTGAAGGAATTGGAGACTGAAGGACTAATGGAATCCTTCCAAAAACTCTCTGTCAAAAATACGCTGAAGTAA
- the LOC135488479 gene encoding tuftelin-interacting protein 11-like: MSSPEMEQFEITDRDLDDELNPYRKRHRQSKKQAIYGIWADEDSDDEGRPTFGNRRGKKDYSAPVGFVSGGIKGEEKPSGSKAGNNEDEESYKDDKGTSSESDDGGGRVGFGVKPQPSGAATIPGAARNYDPGLYKGDRKLGTWEKHTKGIGAKLLGKMGHVHGRGLGKNLQGIVNPVEAQTRKGKAAVGFYGSERTKSQRTQIVDQDEQEEVEFKEKLRQWKKTDDRKKKPKYNYVTADEVIASGGIRKKKHVVPSELSKVKVIDMTGKEKRVLSSYSALAQRHDRPDDDEDIYDSLPEKRRAFDMPELMHNLNMLVDMAEEEIITNDRRLKHSKDLAVNLTFEQEKLTEVLAQESKQIDKLQKICDMIESCEARLKEGAENPLTLSECAKTFIELQDAYYEEYKLFELSNLAIAMITPLMKKHFEAYSPLIDSTWGLETMKSWKDILHDGNRSLKSNENDMDAYDKLVWDIWMPYVRRAVGSWNVRTCDPVIELLENWLPILSPWIMDNILDLLVYPRLQSEVENWNPTSDTVPIHSWLHPWLPLMGERLEPLYAPIRQKLGTALINWHPSDPSAKLILQPWLNVFKKGHVEAFVLKHILSKLHLCMQEFVINPHQQHLDPWNWVMSWREIIPNHNMIVMLEKTFFPKWLQVLSSWLNSNPNYDEVTKWYMGWKSMMPEEFFVNQSIKDQFNQALSMMNRAVTGHYQPGARENVAYLTHQERRRDFEPTEKREREPTTSSPTPTMKVSDTATTIPHSFKELIEKKAMENNILFAPIPNRTQEARQVYRFGKVSIYIDRRVVFMFTGEQWIPVSLNSLIERAIG, translated from the exons ATGTCGTCACCTGAAATGGAGCAGTTTGAGATCACTGATCGGGATCTTGACGATGAACTCAACCCATACAGAAAAAGACACCGCCAGTCAAAAAAACAAGCGATTTATG GTATTTGGGCTGATGAGGACAGTGATGACGAGGGGAGACCAACTTTTGGAAATAGGCGTGGAAAGAAGGATTACTCAGCTCCCGTTGGTTTTGTCAGCGGCGGTATCAAAGGGGAAGAGAAGCCTTCAGGATCCAAAGCTGGGAATAATGAAGATGAAGAGTCATATAAAGATGACAAAGGAACTAGTTCT GAATCGGATGACGGTGGAGGAAGAGTTGGATTTGGGGTAAAGCCACAGCCATCAGGTGCAGCAACTATCCCAGGAGCAGCTAGGAATTATGACCCTGGTTTATACAAGGGAGACAG AAAGTTGGGGACATGGGAAAAACATACGAAGGGTATTGGAGCCAAACTTCTCGGCAAG ATGGGCCATGTCCATGGTAGGGGCCTTGGAAAGAACCTCCAAGGTATTGTGAATCCTGTGGAGGCCCAGACAAGAAAAGGCAAAGCTGCAGTTGGATTCTATGGGTCGGAAAGGACAAAGTCTCAGCGTACGCAGATTGTTGATCAAGATGAACAGGAGGAGGTGGAATTTAAAGAAAAACTCAGACAATGGAAAAAAACTGAT GATAGgaaaaagaaaccaaaataTAACTATGTGACTGCAGATGAAGTAATTGCCTCAGGAGGGATACGTAAGAAGAAACATGTGGTTCCAAGTGAACTTTCCAAGGTCAAAGTCATTGATATGACAGGAAAAGAAAAGCGAGTGCTGTCCAGCTACTCAGCCCTGGCACAGCGACATGATAGACccgatgatgatgaggatatCTATGATAGTTTACCAGAGAAGAGGCGAGCGTTTGACATGCCGGAATTGATGCATAATTTGAACATGCTGGTAGATATGGCCGAAGAAGAGATCATCACGAATGATAGGAG ATTAAAACACAGTAAAGATTTGGCTGTCAATCTAACATTTGAACAAGAGAAGCTGACTGAAGTATTAGCACAAGAAAGCAAACAAATTGACAAGCTGCAAAAGATCTGTGACATGATTGAGAGCTGTGAAGCCAGACTGAAAGAAGGTGCAGAGAATCCTCTTACTTTGTCAGAATGTGCCAAAACATTCATTGAACTTCAAGACGCTTACTATGAGGAATATAAACTATTTGAACTTTCTAATTTGGCTATTGCCATGATAACTCCATTG ATGAAGAAACACTTTGAAGCCTACAGCCCATTGATTGATTCAACCTGGGGTTTGGAGACCATGAAGAGCTGGAAAGACATCCTCCATGATGGCAACAGGTCATTGAAAAGCAATGAAAATGACATGGACGCCTATGACAAACTCGTCTGGGATATCTGGATGCCATATGTGAGAAGAGCTGTCGG CTCCTGGAATGTACGTACATGTGATCCAGTGATAGAGTTATTGGAGAATTGGCTACCGATCCTGTCACCTTGGATCATGGATAACATCTTGGACCTGTTGGTCTACCCCCGGCTCCAGTCTGAAGTTGAAAACTGGAATCCTACCAGTGACACTGTTCCTATTCATTCCTGGCTTCATCCGTGGTTGCCTCTGATGG GTGAGAGATTAGAACCATTGTATGCTCCAATACGGCAAAAACTTGGTACAGCATTGATCAACTGGCATCCCTCCGATCCTTCTGCGAAGCTCATCCTCCAGCCGTGGCTAAACGTGTTCAAGAAGGGACATGTGGAGGCCTTTGTCCTGAAGCACATCCTCTCAAAGCTACATCTCTGTATGCAGGAGTTTGTGATTAATCCTCATCAACAGCATCTAG ATCCTTGGAATTGGGTGATGTCGTGGAGAGAGATTATTCCCAATCACAATATGATTGTGATGTTGGAGAAAACATTCTTCCCGAAATGGTTACAGGTGCTATCGTCATGGTTAAACAGTAATCCCAACTATGATGAGGTGACCAAATGGTACATGGGATGGAAGTCGATGATGCCGGAAGAGTTTTTTGTGAATCAGTCTATTAAAG ATCAGTTCAATCAAGCACTGAGCATGATGAACAGGGCAGTGACTGGCCACTACCAGCCTGGCGCCCGCGAAAATGTTGCATATCTTACACATCAAGAAAGGCGAAGGGACTTTGAACCGACAGAAAAGAGAGAGCGTGAG CCCACCACAAGCAGCCCAACCCCCACTATGAAAGTCTCAGATACTGCCACAACTATTCCACATAGCTTCAAGGAACTCATCGAGAAAAAGGCCATGGAGAATAACATCCTATTCGCACCAATACCAAACAGAACACAAGAAGCCCGACAGGTTTATCGATTTGGAAAAGTCAGCATTTATATTGATAGGAGggtggtgtttatgttcacggGAGAACAGTGGATACCAGTGTCATTGAATAGTCTTATAGAGCGAGCAATTGGCTGA